Part of the Sorghum bicolor cultivar BTx623 chromosome 1, Sorghum_bicolor_NCBIv3, whole genome shotgun sequence genome, AAATTAAAGCtaaactttattttttttatttatattcaatgCTCTACATATGGTCCAAAGATTAGATTAATggtaaatcttgaaaaaaaattggCACCAAGCTGTAGAATTGTCTGTCTGCCGCGGTCCACTCCGTCTAAGACCCTCCTACCcaattatttttctctttcgTGACGTGAATGAAAAACGCCCTCTCAGACGAGTGCGGAGCTTCTTGATCCGCTCCGGCTGTTCCCGTGGACCGTCGACCGGACTTGGGGTTGCGGGAGGCCCTCTGTCTCCATGGATGAGGCACCAGGGCTGCTGTTGCAAGAAGAGGGTGGAGGTAGGGACCACGAACCGCTCCTCCTTCCACTTCCACAGGTGAAGTCCCAGCTTACCATCTCTCTGTGGTTCAAATTCCATCCCGCAGTTTATCGTAACCAGTCTGTGAGATTCAGAGTGTTCCTTTCCGGGCCagctattttgtttctttctttgtttaaCGAAAATTCCTGCTTGAGGAATCCAGCCCTCGAGTCCAAGTCAAAGCTTGTAAGGCAGTTCAGAGTTCTTCAGTTTCTGTGTATGAATTGATGCCATGTTTTCTGTTCGAGAAAAAATGTGATGCCATGTTTTGTATGGTAATGTATTTCATGCTATCTCCTAAATTCGGAGTTCAGGCAAGTGGAGTGGAAAATTGGATTAGCCAAATAAATGTGAAGGGATTTGTTGAACGCCTACAGTTACTAATTCTTAACCTGTTTGTCCATGTTGGGAAGATTGATGTGAAGCAATTAAAGTgcctttcctttttttcttcttctttcttttttggaGGATAAAAAAAAAGTAGCACTGCTAAAGCGTTATGGAAGATCAGTGTATGTAATCCATTTAGGTGGTTTAAGCCTAAGTGCTAGTGTTATCTTTTAGCAGGATGCTGGCCTTTACACAGGTGATGGATCTGTTGATGTCAAAGGGTGTCCTGCATTAAAGGGCACTACAGGCAATTGGAAAGCATGTTTTTTCATCCTAGGTATTTTTTTGGCAGATGCATATACCAGAAAACTTTGCAGCATAATTTGGCATGCCCATATTCTGTTACCAACACTATTCTTCTGTTTGATATATGATCACATTAATAATCTCAACTGTCCATTGTTAATGTGTAATTTGTGATTCTGTTTTGCTTATGAGGTCAATTTTCCAACATGCTCACCTATTCTTACAAGTGCTTATATAGTTTCACATACCTAAGATTCTCCATAGGCACTTGGCAAGTACCATGCTGCAGGATAACCAAAAGAAAatccttgattttttttttctgtaaaTCATCTCTCTCCAAACATCTGCATTGTACATGAAATTTTATATCCTCAGGAAAATCATATATTCAGCATTAGCCAGAACAGTCAGATTCATATAGCACAACACGTTTCAAGACTAACCCATATTACAGATCATATGGTAAATTGAAGCATTCCTGCACTTATAAATCCAGAATCAAGTTTTGTGAAGTTTCAGCATTGCTAGTCTTTTGACAGGGAATGAGTGTTGTGAAAGGCTGGCCTACTACGGAATTGCAAAAAACCTAGTTACTTATTTGAAAGTGAAGCTTCATCTAGGCAACCTTGAGGCTGCAAGACATGTTACCACTTGGCAAGGGACATGCTATCTTACTCCCCTTGTTGGAGCCATCTTAGCAGATTCTCATTGGGGGAAATACTGGACAATTGCTGTTTTCTCATCAGTTTACTTTATTGTAAGTACAAAGATATTGCCACCCAAGTAATAACCATATTTTAGTACAATATTgtagaaaacaaaataaaatctTTGTGGCATATGCTACTTAATATTTTATGGATAGCCTTTATTCTTATATTGTGGAGCCCATTGAGCAATTGTTTTAACGCAAGCCCATTGAACATTAAAAATGATCATGAAGGATATTGGATTGCATCATTAGTGTCAGATTCAGATTAACTTGAATATTTTAATTttcttatatatttttatcatgTGAAAAAAAAGTCTACCCTTTCCTGAAACATTATTTAAATCAAGTATGTGATCTCTTTTTTCTTTACTGAAGGGCCTGGCTATTTTGACGCTGTCAGCATCAGTCCCAGCATTGCAGCCACCTTCATGTTTAAGAACAGTTTGTCCAGAAGCAAGCTTACTTCAGTATGGCGTATTTTTTGTTGGTCTCTATATGATAGCCCTAGGGACAGGAGGTATCAAACCTTGTGTCTCCTCCTTTGGAGCTGATCAATTTGATGACACTGACCCAGCAGAGAGAGCTAAGAAGGGCTCCTTCTTCAATTGGTTCTACTTCTGTATAAATATTGGTGCATTCATATCAGGCACTATCATAGTGTGGATACAAGATAACACTGGTTGGGGAATAGGATTTGCAATTCCTACTATATTCATGGCATTAGCTATTTCATTCTTCCTCACAGCTTCAAATAAGTACAGATTCCAAAAACCTGGTGGGAGTCCACTCACAAGAGTGTGCCAGGTAGTTATAGCAGCATTTCGTAAGTGGCACATTGAAGTGCCACATGATACATCTCTCCTctatgaagttgatggccaaaCTTCAGCAATTGAGGGAAGCCGGAAGCTGGAGCACACAAATGAGCTCGAGTAATTCTCATTCTCTGTGATGGAGTCACTAATTACTTTAGTTTCAGTATCATGTGGCACAACATTTATGGAATCTTTTGGAAATGACAGTACTTATTATACGCCATAAAAACATTGAACTTCACTATAAACTTTTTATTGTCTCAACTTTAGGATACTGGAAAATAAGTACATAAATGCAATGAAAAGTAAATAGGAAATATTGATAGGATCAGACAACCATGATACTTCCTCCCATCCAATTGAATTATCCATACTTTGACTGCATTATATTTCATATGTTGAGTATGAAATAATGGTACAAGTTTATTTATctcaaaaagttgttttatacGGCAGAAATTAGTTTTAAAAGTTGCTTTGGGGGGGCTGTAAATAACACTTCTTTGTGAGTTTGTGACAAAGAATATAGAGTATGTTGTAGTTCTACTAGACATCCAATACAATAGGAATAGTGACTGACACTTAATTGCCAATACTCAGTAGTCTATAGTAATCCAAATCAACATGACACTCCCTAGAGGAAGCAAATGCATCATGACACCTGTTACTGTGTACTTGTGATCTTGTTAAGTGATTGCTTGTAAATGCAATGATTGGTAACATAACTTAAGGCTCAGAACAGGACCAGATACATGCTACTTACATAATTGTTTTTCCAAATACGTTACGCCTGTAAGCAGCTTGATTTGCAGACTTGTCTTTTGTTGTGTGACTATGATAACATTTTATCGACCTCTCTTTTGTGTAGGTTCCTTGATAGAGCTGCCGTTATCTCATCTGCTGACCTGAAGAGCGAATCCTTTACAGACCCATGGAAGCTTTGCACAGTTACCCAGGTGGAAGAATTGAAGATTCTAATAAGAATGTTTCCCGTTTGGGCTACTACTATCATATTCAGTGCTGTTTACGCCCAAAACTCTTCCATGTTCATAGAGCAGGGCATGGTTCTTGACAAGCGCATTGGATCTTTCAATATTCCTCCTGCATCTCTCTCAACTTTTGATGTAATCAGCGTCATCATATGGGTTCCACTTTATGACCGCATTCTGGTGCCAGTAGCTAGAAAATTCACTGGAAGGGAGAAGGGTTTTTCTGAGCTCCAGCGGATGGGAATTGGATTAGCCCTGTCAATTCTTGCGATGGTATCTGCAGCTCTTGTTGAGTTGAAGCGTTTAGAGATTGCCAGGTCTGAAGGTCTTATTCATGAGAAGGCTGCTGTTCCAATGAGCATTCTTTGGCAAATACCACAATATTTCTTGGTGGGTGCTGCTGAGGTGTTTACTTGTATAGGTCAAGTCGAGTTCTTTTACGATGAGGCCCCAGATGCCATGAGGAGTTTATGTAGTGCATTTGCACTTATTACAGTCTCACTGGGAAGCTATATAAGCTCCATCATACTGACGTTGGTGTCGTGCATTACAACTCAGGGAGGAGATCCTGGATGGATCCCTGACAATCTGAATGAAGGCCATCTCGACCGGTTCTTTTGGTTAATTGCTGGGATAAGCTTTGTGAATTTGATAGTTTACATGGGCTGTGCTGTGAGATACAGATATAAGAAAGCCTCTTGATTATATTTATGTGAACTCTTGTAATGTGATTCCAGGTGCCATACTTATCAAATACATTGCATTGTACAGACTTCTGAAGTCCTGCGATTCATCTGACTGACATTCTACAGATGGGATGTGCAAGGTTTATAAAGCCTACATCCATGTAGGTTTGCGTAACAGATATTCATCAAGGTTGAGTTCCTCACCTTCCTTCTTTCGCTTTTACCAAAAGCAACAGCTGCAGCATGTGCATGCTCTGCAAAGGAGCAAGCAAAATGAGTATTTAGCATTCCAAGGCAGATCTCTCGAGACAGAAGATCACAGAATTTGCAGAAGGAATGATTCAAGTGCCATTTTGTTGCAGTTTGCCTAGTTGTACTGCAAAAGAGCTAACATGCCAAACAAGCCACCATATCAGTACTGCCAAACATTGACCTTAGTCATTTCCAGTATCAAAAAGTCaaaagttaaaacttgaaaccaTTTGTCCATTTCCTTGTATATGCAGTACAGATCACCAATAGTCCCTGCAAGAACAACTCCCGTTCTTGAAGTGATGGAACCTATTAGAGTCCCTGACAATGATCTCTCTCTGCACAATCTTTGATATTAACTTAATAGTGGTATGACAGTCCCCACAAATGCGCAGATTCTTGAAAACCTTGATAGGAGCCCCCTTCGGAGTGGCAAtgattccaaaagcaacagcaaGCCGCTCACTATGATAACCAATGTCCtgctgcttctgctcatcttctACGTCATGGAGAACAAATCCAGTGTCTGCCACATACCCTTCTTCCCTCATCTTTACATACAGCTTCTTCAGAAGCGCATATACTTGTTCAGCTTGAGGATGCAACTTATCCCCAACCAGAAACACATGCATTCTTGTCCCAACTTCAATCCAACTTGAGGCTGGCATTTTAGTTATGCCCTTTAACTCCATGATCCGTCTCGTATTCTCAACTTCATCAAACAAACCAACCGATGCATAAATATTGGCTAGAGTAACATATGTTGCTGGATTTtcaggctcaatttcaaataatGCTTCCGCTGCCCACCTTGCGAGACGGACATTCTTATGGATCCGGCAGCCACCAAGCAAGGACGCCCAAAGGAACTTGTTAGGCTTTACAGACATTGTGTTGATCATCTCTTCTGCTCGCTCAAACAGGCCTGACCGGCTGAGGAGATCAATCACACAAGCATAATGATCAGCAGTGTGCTCAATACCATATTCATCCTTTATCGAATGGAAGATACTCAGACCTTTATCAACCAGGCCGGCATGAGCACATGCAGATAGAACACCAACAAAGGTGACATGATCAGGCCTGCATCCTGACCTCAATAGCATGTCGAAATAACGCAAAGCCTCATCTGGCTGCCCATTCTGCGCATAGCCAGAGATCATGGCCGTCCATGACACCAAGTCCAGCTTTGGCATCCCCCTAAAGACACGCACTGCAGTTCCCATGTCGCCGTACTTGGAGTACATGTGCACAAGCGCACTCTCTGCAAAGCATGAATCCCCTGCCCTGCTCTTTGTCATTCGACCATGCACCTGCTTCCCGAGTTTCTCCGAGGTGAATTCTGCGCAGGCACGCAGAACCCCTGCGTACGTGAACTCATTCGGTTGAATGCCACTCCTCAGCATGCGCACGAACAGCCTGAAGCCTTCGCCATCGCGCCTGGCGTCAAAATACCTCTCCACCATGGCCGTCCAAGAGACGACGTCCCGAACGGGCATCCTATCGAACACGCTCCTCGCGTCGTCCACGCGCCCGCACTTGGCGTACATGTCTGCGAGCGCGCTCCAGACGACGGCATCCGCGTCGATCCCTCTCCTGACCACGTGGCAGTGCAGCTCCCTCCCCGCGCGCGCGCACCGGGCGGCCGTGGCCGCGGCGAGCGCGCTGGACGCGGTGAACTCGTTGTCCACGCCGGCGCTCCCCGGCTCCCGCAGCATCCGGCGGTAGATCGCGAGCGCGGCGCGGGGCTGGCCGTGGCGCGCGTGCGCGGAGACGATGGCGGACCAGGAGAAGTGGTCCCTCCGGGGCATTCGGTCGAACAGCGCGCGCGCGGAGGCGAGGCCGCGCGGGGAGCGGCCGAGCGCCGCGACGAGGGTGTTGTAGGAGCATACATCGGTGCTTGGGAGGGAGGAGAGGAGGGCGAGCGCGTCCGGGAGAGTGGCCGGGTGGGAGGAGAGGAGGTGGAGGATGCGGTTGGAAAGGAGCGTGGAGGGCGGCCGGAATGAGGCGACGGCCGCGGCGATCGCGCGAGCGGCTGAGGCGTGGGAGGCGTCGGCGCGGAGGAGCGGGAGGAGGCGGTCGATGGCGTCGTGGAGCTGGGATGCCGTGGTTACGGACACCGAGAAAGAAGGGGGCTTCATGCGGATAGCGGCTCGCGACGGCATGCATGGCCGCCGACCGCCGTGGTCAAAGTGATGAAACTAAACGAGCTGAGCGAATACTGATACGCGGGAAGCGGCAATGGTGATCCGTGAATGCGACTCATTACCGCCGGCGAGGAAAAGGAACATACTGTTACGGCTAAACAATGGCTTCTAAGATCCGTAGCCGCTGAGAGCATCTCAAATTCTCAATTGTTCTCAAAACCCACTCTCAATCTtgagagttttcaaaattctctcaATCTTGAGTTTACAAACTTTCGAACTTAAGAAAATCAACCCAGTGGAAATGTACGGGGGTGGAAGATAGCACGTACAAAAGAGAAAGAAAGTATAAAAGTACAAATGTACAagatagaaaaaaaaacataaaagtaACTAGGATAATTTAAAAATAGTCCAAGATTTCTGATACGAAATTGCCTTATATATTTTAGAGCTGAGATTTTGAAAACGGTCAGTGGAACCAAACAAATGTACTTAGCCTCTTAAAAAACTCGTTGGTTTACTGATTGTGTTTTTAGGAACTATTAGAGATTCTCTAATTCAACTCTTCCAATTGATTCTGACATTGGAAAAAAAAATGAGCTGCTTTGCACAGTTGCATCAAACTGACAGCAGGAGCGTGAATTCGATGCCCAAACCATGAATGAAACAATTTGCGTGTTGCAAGTACCACAGGTTTGAAGGGAATATGTCCATGAAAAATCAAATCCAATATTTGCACTGACTGAAAATGGGTTCAAACATGTCTTCTACATCATGTACAGGTAGAACACAGGTGAAGTTTTCAGATCAACTGCTTGCATTGAGCCTAAACACTGGTGAAAGGGGTGAACTCAATCGCTGCAGCTGATGATCTATTGACAGATCCAGAGCAAACCACATGCAGGCACCAGGCGGGCTCGGTGCCTACCCTCAATTATCATCACCTTGGCAGCAGATTCATATCGATGGATCTTCCAGTGCAGCAGTGGTGAAGTCGTTGATTCGTGGATATGCCGCCTTTTCGTCCAGTTGATTTTGTGTCCATTTCAACATCTTCAACAAGCTTGGAAGCTTCGGATCTGCCATTGTGGGAAAAGAATATACAGAGGAACTTTAGTAAAACCGACAAGTCGCAACATATCCGAACAAGGGATGTAGCAGTTTGTGTTCCAAACAAATAAGACAAAACATAACTACATCACACAATACTGAATTATAGTGTAAACTGAATGACTTAGGCCCTAAAAACTAAATTTAAATGTTTGTGTTGGAAATTGTACACACATATCAGAAATTCTTTAAAACATTCCAGTACATATCGATTTAATTAACACTTATAATAAGCACAAGAGACAAAAGAAAAGGCCCTACATTTTTAACTATCTGAACCTGTTGGTCAGTCGCTGACTGTCAAGTTGAAGTCATACCACCACTGCACAGGATTCGGATCCACAATATTGCGGAGCCTTATATGTTATACGACAAATGAGATAATTAAAATTCCTTATTCCTTTCTTCTCCAGTGAGGCAGTGACAGAATCACAGCAACTAATATAGTCGGCTATAATCTACTCCCTTCACTCTGAAATGTACTTTGTTTTAGCTTTgccctaagtcaaacttctctaaATCTGATCAAATTTATAGGAAAAAATGCACTAATAAGATCTACAACATCAATTAATTTCATTTAATACATCATGCATATGATACAGGACAAATCTAAAATTACCCACATTTAGGACCAGAGTGAGTATTTTTCAGTTTTCAGAACCTTGAACTTGTTAAATACTACTAATTTGATAAATTCAATGCCAAATGTTTCAAGGGGTATAAAATGAGAATAGATATGACCAGGTTTCAGTTTTTCCacctcctttcttctcaattatTAAGATATATTGATACCAGCCTCACCTTCCTTTATCCAAATATAACTTTGACTAATTTAAATAGCAAACTACACAATGAATAAACATTTACACATGGAAAGGATTTGATGTAAATTCTGCTAAATTTAAATCTTGAACTAAACAATAGATGTTACTAACCTTTCTCATGACTTTGGCTTGTAAGAATAGCAGCATTAACTTCGCTTGCAGTCTTCAAACGTTGAGAAACATCCAAAAGTTCCCCGTAAGGGCAATTTTTTACATCTTCAAAAACCAGTAGTGCTACAGTTTTTTCTATCTCCTCGAGAAATGTTTGCTGCAAAATTGGGGGAAAAAGCAGAAGCCACACAACGTGTCTTTAAAGCTGTTCAGTTGCGTGTGGAATAAATTACATTTGAATCCTGAAACCAAAATGAAGTATAAAGGtaaatctagaaaaataaataCATTTTCTTCGCCTCTCGGTGCAAGTTCTTCTTGAGCGAACTCCAAAGCTTCATTTATTTTTCCCGCGCGAATCAACTCTATTAGTTTCTGTTGCTGGAGATGAAAGTATAGTTGGGGATTCGTGTCCAGAATCTGCATACATtcatccaaggccttgtttagtccaaaattttttgggaaatcgacactgtagcattttcgtttgtatttgacaaatattgtccaatcatagactaattaggctcaaaagattcgtctcctcaatttcgaccaaactgtgcaattagattttattttcatctatatttaatactccatgcatacgtctaaagattcgatgtgacggggaatctaaaaaattttgcaaaattttttggaactaaacaaggcccaagtcagCACAACGATTAAGGAGACATGAGTTAACAAATGCTACCTTTACAGAGCTCCCTCCCAGAAGAACACAAACAAATGCACATGCTTCTAATCTATATCTA contains:
- the LOC110436140 gene encoding protein NRT1/ PTR FAMILY 8.3-like isoform X1, whose protein sequence is MDEAPGLLLQEEGGGRDHEPLLLPLPQDAGLYTGDGSVDVKGCPALKGTTGNWKACFFILGNECCERLAYYGIAKNLVTYLKVKLHLGNLEAARHVTTWQGTCYLTPLVGAILADSHWGKYWTIAVFSSVYFIGLAILTLSASVPALQPPSCLRTVCPEASLLQYGVFFVGLYMIALGTGGIKPCVSSFGADQFDDTDPAERAKKGSFFNWFYFCINIGAFISGTIIVWIQDNTGWGIGFAIPTIFMALAISFFLTASNKYRFQKPGGSPLTRVCQVVIAAFRKWHIEVPHDTSLLYEVDGQTSAIEGSRKLEHTNELEFLDRAAVISSADLKSESFTDPWKLCTVTQVEELKILIRMFPVWATTIIFSAVYAQNSSMFIEQGMVLDKRIGSFNIPPASLSTFDVISVIIWVPLYDRILVPVARKFTGREKGFSELQRMGIGLALSILAMVSAALVELKRLEIARSEGLIHEKAAVPMSILWQIPQYFLVGAAEVFTCIGQVEFFYDEAPDAMRSLCSAFALITVSLGSYISSIILTLVSCITTQGGDPGWIPDNLNEGHLDRFFWLIAGISFVNLIVYMGCAVRYRYKKAS
- the LOC110436140 gene encoding protein NRT1/ PTR FAMILY 8.3-like isoform X2, which gives rise to MRHQGCCCKKRVEDAGLYTGDGSVDVKGCPALKGTTGNWKACFFILGNECCERLAYYGIAKNLVTYLKVKLHLGNLEAARHVTTWQGTCYLTPLVGAILADSHWGKYWTIAVFSSVYFIGLAILTLSASVPALQPPSCLRTVCPEASLLQYGVFFVGLYMIALGTGGIKPCVSSFGADQFDDTDPAERAKKGSFFNWFYFCINIGAFISGTIIVWIQDNTGWGIGFAIPTIFMALAISFFLTASNKYRFQKPGGSPLTRVCQVVIAAFRKWHIEVPHDTSLLYEVDGQTSAIEGSRKLEHTNELEFLDRAAVISSADLKSESFTDPWKLCTVTQVEELKILIRMFPVWATTIIFSAVYAQNSSMFIEQGMVLDKRIGSFNIPPASLSTFDVISVIIWVPLYDRILVPVARKFTGREKGFSELQRMGIGLALSILAMVSAALVELKRLEIARSEGLIHEKAAVPMSILWQIPQYFLVGAAEVFTCIGQVEFFYDEAPDAMRSLCSAFALITVSLGSYISSIILTLVSCITTQGGDPGWIPDNLNEGHLDRFFWLIAGISFVNLIVYMGCAVRYRYKKAS
- the LOC8056834 gene encoding pentatricopeptide repeat-containing protein At4g37170, coding for MPSRAAIRMKPPSFSVSVTTASQLHDAIDRLLPLLRADASHASAARAIAAAVASFRPPSTLLSNRILHLLSSHPATLPDALALLSSLPSTDVCSYNTLVAALGRSPRGLASARALFDRMPRRDHFSWSAIVSAHARHGQPRAALAIYRRMLREPGSAGVDNEFTASSALAAATAARCARAGRELHCHVVRRGIDADAVVWSALADMYAKCGRVDDARSVFDRMPVRDVVSWTAMVERYFDARRDGEGFRLFVRMLRSGIQPNEFTYAGVLRACAEFTSEKLGKQVHGRMTKSRAGDSCFAESALVHMYSKYGDMGTAVRVFRGMPKLDLVSWTAMISGYAQNGQPDEALRYFDMLLRSGCRPDHVTFVGVLSACAHAGLVDKGLSIFHSIKDEYGIEHTADHYACVIDLLSRSGLFERAEEMINTMSVKPNKFLWASLLGGCRIHKNVRLARWAAEALFEIEPENPATYVTLANIYASVGLFDEVENTRRIMELKGITKMPASSWIEVGTRMHVFLVGDKLHPQAEQVYALLKKLYVKMREEGYVADTGFVLHDVEDEQKQQDIGYHSERLAVAFGIIATPKGAPIKVFKNLRICGDCHTTIKLISKIVQREIIVRDSNRFHHFKNGSCSCRDYW
- the LOC8085238 gene encoding glucose-induced degradation protein 8 homolog, with protein sequence MFLSRIVLRDLDSIDSPASMASSKKVVTRDEWERKLRDVKIRKEDMNRLVMNFLVTEGFVDAADKFRIESGTQPEIDLATITDRMEVKRAVQSGNVQEAIEKINDLNPTILDTNPQLYFHLQQQKLIELIRAGKINEALEFAQEELAPRGEENQTFLEEIEKTVALLVFEDVKNCPYGELLDVSQRLKTASEVNAAILTSQSHEKDPKLPSLLKMLKWTQNQLDEKAAYPRINDFTTAALEDPSI